From the genome of Camelus dromedarius isolate mCamDro1 chromosome 20, mCamDro1.pat, whole genome shotgun sequence:
TAAAAGGCCATGCATCTGTCCCAGGGTCACCTTGTAGCCACCGACAGCTATGGGCTGCTGGTGATGCATGCCCGTCAGGTGCTCGCCCACAATCCTAACCACGTCCTGCCGGTGCATCGTCTCCCACAGCCCATCGGTAGCCAGTACCAGAAACTTATCCTGTGGCCTTAATCGGTGGTAAGTTACCTCGGGCTCAGCAGTGAGATAAGGAGGTGTGTAATAATTAGGGGGGATGAATTTGGTGTACTCATTGTCATTCAGCTGGTCTGGACCAGACTCTATCACCCTCTTTTGAAGGTCAATGCTCCATTTGAACTTTACGTCTCCAAAAGCCCTGAACGGCATGAGCAAGCCCAGCAGCCGGTCCTGCTTCACCACACTCTTGGCCTCATTCTTCGGGTGCTCCAATTTCAGCCGTTCCACTTCTCGTTCATTCTGAGCATTGTGGTCGTTAGACAGAGTGACTGCTGACCAAGAGCCGTCCTCTTCCTGCACACCCAGCATGGCTCTGCTGTCACCAGTATTGGCCACATGAAGGTCAACACCATCCACGTGGGCCACACACGCTGTGGCCCCAGAAAACGCCACTCGAAGCACCAGGTAGTTGAGGAAAGAGTTGGGGTCACCGACTTGAGCCTCCAGGGAGATGTCATTGTCGAGCCTCTTGAAAGCATTAATCAAAGCCTCCTTAACGTCAATATCCGTCGACTCCCCAGTGTTGAGGTCTATAAGCTCTTGCCAGTAAGTCCTCAGGCTGTTGAAGTATAATTTGGACGCCTCCTTACTGAAGTAGTCGTTGGGGTGCTTGTGCCACTGGAGAATGGGGAGCAGCGCTCGACCGCTCTCCACCGCGTTTTCAATCTCTAGCAGAGTCTCGTGGGGTAACAAAGAGACAGCGATGTAATAGAAGAGTCTTTCACTGACCGCCTGGGAGCAAGCACAGCCTGCGTGGCCGTCAAAAACCCCCAGGAGCATCCCTCTGGTCTGCAGGCAGGTGGCTGCGCTTCTCCGGTCCTCGATGGGTGCGTTTGCAGGCAGCTGATTGCTGTCAAAACCAAGGACAGAACTGACATTTTTGCCGTCAAATTCTGGCACTTTGAAGCTGTATTCATTAGCTTTCAGGATGCTGTTGACTTGCGGAGGGGTGAGGTAAAATTTCTGCGGTGTGGAAGCGTACCTCCTCCCTTGGGTGTACTGCCACCAGCTGTCCTTCGGCCTGTAAAAGGTAGCATACGCCGGATGGGGCGTGTATCTCAGGCGACTCTGAGGAATGTAAGGGGGTGAGCAGCAGAGATGTTTGTGGTGGCAGTAGCACGCAGTGCCATAGATTCTGCTCAGTTCACAGTTTCGGATCAGAGGGAAAAACAGTTGGGTTGGTGCTGGCATGGCATCGGAGAACAGCGGCAGGCTGGAACTTCTGACTGGGATTCCTAGACAGCAAATTACACAGGtacacacaaagaaagaagtttACCTTTAGATTATTCcatctatttttgctttcttaagaaatatttagCAGGTGAGCCTACACGCTCCCTGGGCTAGGAGGCACTACATTTCACACGTGTATCATGTACTAGTTCCATAGGGTATATTCCGCTAAGCACACCTCCCAATCACTTACGGAGCCAGGACTGAACTGCGAGGCtagctttcctttctcttctcttcgtATTTCTCTGTGCAGCACAAAATGTGCAGAATGTACAATAGATTTGGCTGGGGAGAGCGGGGGAGATGAAGGTTACATAACATTATGCAGTGGCAGCCTACCTAGCCAATCGCCCTTCTCCCCATCCTTCACAAAGGCCGCGGGTCCCCCACAGTGCACAGGGACTCCTCCTACTTATGAGGATCCTGTTTCTAGACCTGTTGACCAATGTCAGCATCCGATTACACACCAAAAACATGTTAGGATGCAGTCCCAACCTGCCTGTAGTCATGAATTACTTCTAAGTTATGTACATATTCTACTATATTAATATAACAACCACTGCAACATATGTAAGAAAGCTTTcacataatgaataaaaatagaagttCTAATGCGTCCACCCTGCATCCCAGCAGATGGTCTCGCAAACAATGCCTCTCCAGACCACCGTGCCAATGTGGTAAGTTTACGGACATGGGTCTGCCACCAATTCACCGCATAATCCTGGAAAAGCAGGCTCACCTCTTTGAGCTTCACTTTCCTAAGCTGTGAATGAACACATGCTACCTGAGGCTGCTTCTAAGACTCTGTGCCTTTATAAAAGCTGTGTGTTGAAGTGAGACTTTGAAATCAAATgcagattttatttattcattaattttactGTGCCctctgcaataaaaaaaaaagattaagtatTCCAGTAGCTTTAAAACTTTGTTAGTAATGTAAATGGTCTCAGTTCTGGAATTTAATTTACTGCTAGCATTTTCTTCTGCTTATCAGCCATAAGAGAAAGCTACAGAAATATGACTTTTGCCTATTATGAATCCCCAGAATTCACCcgtagaaaaatattttctcttacattaaagaaaaaaaggtatcTATTTGCCCTTGGAAATTAACAAATAGTGAAATAGTAGTCTAATAGTCTAAGGCTTAGATAAAAAAGGTACAGTATTATAATCATGACTATATTGAAATCAT
Proteins encoded in this window:
- the PDP1 gene encoding pyruvate dehyrogenase phosphatase catalytic subunit 1 isoform X1, which gives rise to MCVCPGPRRIGIPVRSSSLPLFSDAMPAPTQLFFPLIRNCELSRIYGTACYCHHKHLCCSPPYIPQSRLRYTPHPAYATFYRPKDSWWQYTQGRRYASTPQKFYLTPPQVNSILKANEYSFKVPEFDGKNVSSVLGFDSNQLPANAPIEDRRSAATCLQTRGMLLGVFDGHAGCACSQAVSERLFYYIAVSLLPHETLLEIENAVESGRALLPILQWHKHPNDYFSKEASKLYFNSLRTYWQELIDLNTGESTDIDVKEALINAFKRLDNDISLEAQVGDPNSFLNYLVLRVAFSGATACVAHVDGVDLHVANTGDSRAMLGVQEEDGSWSAVTLSNDHNAQNEREVERLKLEHPKNEAKSVVKQDRLLGLLMPFRAFGDVKFKWSIDLQKRVIESGPDQLNDNEYTKFIPPNYYTPPYLTAEPEVTYHRLRPQDKFLVLATDGLWETMHRQDVVRIVGEHLTGMHHQQPIAVGGYKVTLGQMHGLLTERRAKMSSVFEDQNAATHLIRHAVGNNEFGAVDHERLSKMLSLPEELARMYRDDITIIVVQFNSHVVGACQNQE
- the PDP1 gene encoding pyruvate dehyrogenase phosphatase catalytic subunit 1 isoform X2, whose translation is MPAPTQLFFPLIRNCELSRIYGTACYCHHKHLCCSPPYIPQSRLRYTPHPAYATFYRPKDSWWQYTQGRRYASTPQKFYLTPPQVNSILKANEYSFKVPEFDGKNVSSVLGFDSNQLPANAPIEDRRSAATCLQTRGMLLGVFDGHAGCACSQAVSERLFYYIAVSLLPHETLLEIENAVESGRALLPILQWHKHPNDYFSKEASKLYFNSLRTYWQELIDLNTGESTDIDVKEALINAFKRLDNDISLEAQVGDPNSFLNYLVLRVAFSGATACVAHVDGVDLHVANTGDSRAMLGVQEEDGSWSAVTLSNDHNAQNEREVERLKLEHPKNEAKSVVKQDRLLGLLMPFRAFGDVKFKWSIDLQKRVIESGPDQLNDNEYTKFIPPNYYTPPYLTAEPEVTYHRLRPQDKFLVLATDGLWETMHRQDVVRIVGEHLTGMHHQQPIAVGGYKVTLGQMHGLLTERRAKMSSVFEDQNAATHLIRHAVGNNEFGAVDHERLSKMLSLPEELARMYRDDITIIVVQFNSHVVGACQNQE